In the genome of Coraliomargarita algicola, one region contains:
- a CDS encoding YkgJ family cysteine cluster protein, with protein sequence MPRPEYDCENCGACCRCFPIFASEADAEREPAIRRETRQLESHLATKDKAYQMHPLPFLESCAFLKEDQLCRIYATRPAVCRRFEAGSAQCIEARERMGVRRQDGS encoded by the coding sequence CCGGAATACGACTGCGAAAACTGCGGCGCCTGCTGCCGCTGCTTTCCGATTTTTGCCAGCGAGGCCGATGCCGAGCGCGAACCCGCGATCCGGCGTGAGACTCGACAACTGGAGTCCCACCTGGCCACCAAGGACAAAGCTTACCAAATGCACCCGCTCCCCTTTTTGGAGAGCTGTGCGTTTTTAAAAGAAGACCAGTTGTGCCGCATTTACGCCACCCGCCCGGCAGTCTGTAGGCGGTTTGAAGCCGGCAGCGCTCAATGCATCGAGGCGCGGGAACGCATGGGAGTCAGGCGCCAAGACGGATCTTAG